A genomic stretch from Lathyrus oleraceus cultivar Zhongwan6 chromosome 2, CAAS_Psat_ZW6_1.0, whole genome shotgun sequence includes:
- the LOC127123169 gene encoding uncharacterized protein LOC127123169: MGQIAQQITGSRAQGSLPSETVQNPRSHENVNVVTTRSQKGFKDEEERATKDDHVMERVTKKDPKETNLEKFITVFKKIDSNMPFFEALEQMPMYKIFMKEVITEKRPIEDGLVAFNEKRSEISPGRRIPSKQKDPGEVTIPCTIKDISFKKVLIDSRASVSLMPLSIYQRLGLGNVCDTRTNMKFAYHSIKNAYGISEDILVTIEKFSFPVGFVIIDIPEDEVTPTILGRPFMRTSRCNFDIDHNTLTLKVYDDEITLNVLEIRKL; the protein is encoded by the exons atgggtcagatagcacaacaaatAACAGGTTCTCGAGCACAAGGTTCCCTCCCAAGTGAAACAGTACAAAATCCTAGAAGtcatgagaatgttaatgttgtCACGACAAGAAGTCAGAAAGGTTTTAAAGATGAAGAAGAGAGGGCAACAAAGGATGACCATGTCATGGAG agagtgacaaagaaggatcCAAAAGAGACAAACCTTGAGAAATTCATCACAGTGTTCAAAAAGATAGATAGCAATATGCCTTTCTTTGAAGCACTCGAGCAAATGCCCATGTACAAAATATTCATGAAAGAGGTAATCACTGAAAAGAGACCAATAGAAGATGGGTTGGTAGCCTTTAATGAAAAGCGTAGTGAAATATCACCAGGTAGGAGAATCCCAAGCAAGCAGAAGGATCCTGGAGAGGTCACAATCCCATGCACTATAAAAGACATATCTTTCAAGAAGGTACTAATTGATTCTAGAGCCAGTGTGAGTCTAATGCCATTGTCAATCTACCAAAGGCTTGGTCTTGGAAATGTATGTGATACAAGGACAAATATGAAGTTTGCATATCACTCCATAAAGAATGCATATGGGATATCGGAAGACATATTGGTGACAATAGAGAAATTTAGTTTTCCCGTTGGTTTTGTGATCATAGACATACCTGAGGATGAAGTGACACCAACCATTCTTGGTCGACCATTCATGCGGACAAGTCGATGCAATTTCGACATAGACCACAATACACTAACTTTAAAagtttatgatgatgaaataaccTTGAATGTTCTTGAAATTAGGAAGCTATAG